One Pelagicoccus sp. SDUM812003 genomic window carries:
- a CDS encoding class I SAM-dependent methyltransferase codes for MSASQDLENESLIVCRNSQGTQLRATLMRMTRYLVTFEVYNPYSILQLSEVLGEFEIVINSRKVYQGRAIVSNMVNTGLVLVCEATLDEDSWLDVELLSPTAQVERLSDDFDRLIKEWEKVGSISAELKILISDIETFLTDIRRWTENIEMSVRSAPPPERDNYEVKVVEKVNSLVAPVIADQFKRFEEIAEEVPEQIRDIHRAFCRRQLHPLLLCAPFVHRTFEKPLGYAGDYEMVNMILRDPMEGASIFAKVVNIQFLATPPAEGHRNRIDYLLTTISNETRRCRSKGRRARIFNLGCGPAKEVQQFLAKDELCEMADFALLDFNEETITRTGQLLRDLKSRHRRSTSIRMIQRSVNQILKEGPRIGDVQGEEAVYDLVYCAGLFDYLSDRVCKRLLETFYKMTAPGGIVVATNVDDSNPVRNVMEYVTEWHLIYRNAEQFAELAPSEAPADRVSVHKDASAANIFLELRKPE; via the coding sequence ATGAGCGCCTCCCAAGATCTAGAGAACGAAAGCCTAATCGTATGTCGCAATAGCCAAGGCACCCAGCTGAGGGCGACGCTGATGAGGATGACCCGCTATCTGGTCACCTTCGAGGTCTACAATCCCTACAGCATCCTTCAGCTCTCGGAGGTGCTTGGCGAATTCGAGATCGTCATCAACTCCCGTAAGGTCTACCAAGGCAGAGCGATCGTCAGCAACATGGTGAACACCGGACTGGTGCTGGTGTGCGAAGCCACGCTGGACGAAGACAGCTGGCTGGATGTGGAGCTGCTCTCGCCCACGGCTCAGGTAGAGCGGCTGTCGGACGACTTCGACCGGTTGATCAAGGAATGGGAGAAGGTGGGCAGCATCTCCGCGGAGCTCAAGATTCTGATATCGGACATCGAGACCTTTCTCACGGACATACGCCGTTGGACGGAGAACATCGAGATGTCGGTGCGTTCGGCCCCGCCACCGGAGCGGGATAACTACGAAGTGAAGGTGGTGGAGAAGGTGAACAGTCTGGTGGCGCCCGTCATCGCCGATCAGTTCAAGCGCTTCGAGGAGATAGCGGAGGAGGTGCCCGAGCAGATCCGCGACATCCACCGAGCGTTTTGCCGGCGCCAGTTGCACCCGTTGCTCCTGTGCGCACCCTTTGTGCATCGAACCTTCGAAAAGCCCCTGGGCTATGCTGGCGACTATGAAATGGTGAACATGATTCTGCGCGACCCCATGGAAGGAGCGTCGATATTCGCCAAGGTCGTGAATATCCAGTTTTTGGCGACACCTCCAGCGGAGGGTCATCGAAACCGTATCGATTATTTGCTTACGACCATTTCGAACGAGACGCGTCGCTGCCGGAGCAAGGGCCGACGGGCGCGCATATTCAATCTTGGCTGTGGACCGGCGAAGGAGGTTCAGCAGTTTCTCGCCAAGGACGAGCTCTGCGAAATGGCGGATTTCGCATTGCTCGACTTCAATGAGGAAACCATCACTCGTACGGGGCAGCTGCTGAGGGATTTGAAATCGAGGCATCGCCGCTCGACCTCGATCCGCATGATCCAGCGCTCCGTGAACCAGATCCTGAAGGAAGGACCGAGAATCGGCGATGTGCAGGGCGAAGAGGCGGTGTACGACCTGGTGTATTGCGCCGGCCTTTTCGACTACCTTTCGGATCGTGTCTGCAAGCGCCTGCTGGAAACGTTCTACAAGATGACCGCTCCGGGAGGGATCGTGGTGGCGACCAATGTGGACGATAGCAATCCCGTGCGCAACGTCATGGAATACGTGACGGAATGGCACCTCATTTATCGCAATGCCGAGCAATTCGCGGAGCTCGCTCCTTCCGAGGCGCCCGCTGATAGGGTGAGCGTGCACAAGGACGCGTCCGCTGCGAATATCTTTCTGGAGCTTCGCAAGCCGGAGTAA